One window from the genome of Carnobacteriaceae bacterium zg-84 encodes:
- a CDS encoding UDP-N-acetylmuramoyl-L-alanyl-D-glutamate--2,6-diaminopimelate ligase → MKVSQMFVDIPVIEYIGNVSLLETAIEDLSYNTKTVKEKTIFFALKGRTSDGTTFIPQAYKKGCRVFVGQTRVQVPEDALLILVEDSRYILSKVSSLFFEEPSKKMTVVGITGTKGKTTITTLLYKILKDVGLKTGVIGTNGIYYGDTYLQTANTTPESYELHKVMHQMLQQGITTCFMEVSSQGLMMSRVEHIDFDIAIFTNMAYDHIGDLEHPTFENYLHWKTHLFDLTKIAIVNHDDRYVNHFIKQNQKVYTYGLDNKSDYQATELQYLFDKRQVGMSFAYHKQHVTKSVLLPVPGKFNVYNALVVLAVADILNQDEQKVISLLNQTTVAGRMELIPNHKQVLAVLDYAHNGFSLENVILTLNHYNYERLIILFGSVGDRSQIRRKELGDVVSKYADIAIITSDNPGHENPQHIIDDIKQSFTDTNCIVYEEIDRQKAIELAASLSKKGDIVVFAGKGHETYQLIGSEKVPFDEKQFIINSFEKEGTISI, encoded by the coding sequence ATGAAAGTCAGTCAGATGTTTGTAGATATACCGGTCATTGAATATATTGGGAATGTAAGTCTATTAGAAACGGCGATAGAGGATTTAAGTTATAATACGAAAACAGTTAAAGAAAAGACAATATTTTTTGCATTAAAAGGTAGAACGAGTGATGGTACGACATTTATACCCCAAGCGTACAAAAAAGGATGTCGGGTATTTGTTGGACAAACACGTGTACAAGTGCCTGAAGATGCACTACTGATTCTTGTTGAAGATAGTCGATATATATTAAGTAAAGTATCCTCTTTGTTTTTTGAAGAACCGTCTAAGAAAATGACAGTAGTAGGCATTACGGGAACAAAAGGAAAAACAACGATAACAACATTACTTTATAAAATTTTGAAGGATGTAGGCTTAAAGACTGGAGTTATCGGAACGAACGGTATTTATTATGGAGATACATATTTACAAACGGCCAATACAACACCAGAAAGTTATGAATTACATAAAGTGATGCATCAAATGCTCCAACAAGGGATTACAACCTGTTTTATGGAAGTGTCTTCCCAAGGGTTGATGATGAGCCGTGTCGAGCATATTGATTTTGATATAGCTATTTTTACCAATATGGCCTATGACCATATTGGAGATTTAGAGCATCCGACTTTTGAAAACTATTTGCACTGGAAAACACATTTGTTTGATTTAACAAAAATAGCAATTGTCAATCATGATGATAGGTATGTTAATCACTTTATCAAACAAAACCAAAAAGTGTATACGTATGGATTGGATAACAAGAGTGATTATCAAGCGACAGAATTACAGTATTTATTTGATAAACGTCAAGTGGGCATGTCTTTTGCTTATCACAAACAACATGTAACGAAATCTGTTTTACTACCTGTGCCAGGAAAATTTAATGTGTATAATGCTTTAGTTGTTTTAGCTGTTGCAGATATTTTGAATCAAGATGAACAAAAGGTTATTTCTTTATTGAACCAAACAACAGTAGCAGGACGTATGGAACTCATTCCAAATCATAAGCAAGTATTAGCTGTATTGGATTATGCCCATAATGGATTTAGTTTAGAAAATGTTATTTTGACATTAAACCATTATAACTATGAACGATTGATTATTTTATTTGGTTCTGTTGGAGATCGTTCACAAATTAGACGAAAAGAATTAGGGGATGTTGTGTCTAAATATGCAGATATTGCGATTATTACATCGGATAATCCAGGACATGAAAATCCTCAACATATTATTGATGATATTAAACAATCCTTTACAGACACAAATTGTATTGTGTATGAAGAAATTGATAGACAAAAAGCTATTGAACTTGCGGCTTCATTAAGCAAAAAAGGAGATATTGTCGTCTTTGCTGGAAAAGGACATGAAACATATCAGTTAATAGGCAGTGAAAAAGTACCATTTGATGAAAAGCAATTTATTATAAATTCATTTGAAAAAGAGGGAACAATATCTATTTAG
- a CDS encoding response regulator transcription factor codes for MKKILVVDDEKSIAEIVKFNLVKEGYDVYVAFDGEEAIEMVKKISPDLMLLDLMLPKIDGLEVCRTVRQTHDMPIIMVTAKDSEIDKVLGLELGADDYVTKPFSNRELVARVKANLRRKATKAVVEETSPANEIVLGDLIIHEDAYIVSKRGEEIELTHREFELLHYLAKHLNQVMTREDLLQTVWGYDYFGDVRTVDVTVRRLREKIEDVPSHPTWLMTRRGVGYFVKSSEQE; via the coding sequence ATGAAAAAAATTTTAGTAGTAGATGATGAAAAATCAATTGCAGAAATTGTGAAATTTAATTTAGTAAAAGAAGGTTATGATGTTTATGTAGCTTTTGACGGAGAAGAAGCGATTGAAATGGTAAAAAAAATATCTCCTGACTTGATGCTACTAGACTTAATGTTACCAAAAATTGATGGTTTAGAAGTTTGTCGTACGGTACGTCAAACGCATGATATGCCAATTATTATGGTAACAGCTAAAGATTCAGAGATTGATAAAGTATTGGGATTAGAATTAGGTGCAGATGATTATGTGACAAAACCTTTTTCAAATCGCGAACTTGTAGCGAGAGTAAAAGCGAATTTAAGAAGAAAAGCAACTAAAGCTGTTGTGGAAGAAACATCTCCTGCTAATGAAATTGTATTGGGAGATTTAATCATTCATGAAGATGCATATATCGTATCTAAACGTGGAGAGGAAATTGAATTAACACATCGAGAGTTTGAGTTATTACACTACTTAGCAAAACACTTAAATCAAGTCATGACTCGAGAAGATTTATTACAAACCGTTTGGGGATATGACTATTTTGGAGATGTGCGTACAGTCGATGTGACCGTTCGTCGTTTGCGTGAAAAAATTGAGGATGTTCCAAGTCATCCAACTTGGTTAATGACACGTCGTGGTGTTGGCTATTTTGTGAAAAGTAGTGAACAAGAATAG
- the alaS gene encoding alanine--tRNA ligase, with the protein MVLTSKEIRQKYLDFFASKQHEIIPSASLIPVNDPTLLWINAGVAPLKKYFDGTEVPNTPRLANAQKCIRTNDIENVGVTARHHTLFEMLGNWSIGEYFKEEAISWAWEFLTDEKWLGFEPEKLYATYYPEDTETPNIWKKQPNFDGSHLVPFEDNFWDIGAGPCGPCTEIFYDRGEKYLDIPEDDPENYPGGENERYLEIWNLVFSEFNHMPDDTYQPLPRKNIDTGMGLERVTSVLQDTPTNFETDLFKPIIDKIGTLTSIQYGDNKTTDTSFKVIADHVRAVSFAIGDGALPSNEGRGYILRRLIRRSVMHGQKLGIHHTFMKDLVPVVAEIMGAFYPEIVEKTAFIQKVIGSEEEKFHETINGGLELLQHIFKNMDENKETVVSGREAFKLYDTYGFPLELTQEYASEHQFTVNTEEFDIAMNEQRERARAARQKEESMAIQSEVYTSIHVPSEFVGYQTHEAIGELNAIVCHNEQVDNVDAEQYANVFFSTTPFYAEMGGQVADTGVVETMDGQVVAIVENVKKAPNGQPMHSVKVVLPLHVGTQYKLVVDKARRRKITNNHTATHLLHKALKDVLGTHANQAGSYVSPTYLRFDFTHFGQVTPEELKQMERIVNEKIWEALDVVTIETDVDTAKSMGAMALFGEKYGKVVRVVNIGGYSIELCGGIHVGNTQEIGLFQIVSESGIGAGTRRIEAVTSQEAYELLNSFERTLVDTAKTVKSSVMDVPTRVGQLLQEQKELRSELESLKAKLLKQESNALFDNVQVYHDLRIIAVETPNKDMNALRGLADTWKEKDSSDVFVVATVQDDKVNLLVAANKKANEKGVKAGDLIKQIAPLVAGGGGGRPDMAQAGGKNPAGVKDALAKVIELLK; encoded by the coding sequence ATGGTTTTAACAAGTAAAGAAATACGTCAAAAATATTTAGACTTTTTTGCATCAAAACAACATGAGATTATTCCAAGTGCGTCTTTAATCCCAGTCAATGATCCAACATTATTATGGATTAACGCAGGTGTGGCACCGTTAAAAAAATATTTTGACGGAACAGAAGTACCAAACACACCACGTTTGGCAAATGCACAAAAATGTATTCGTACAAATGATATTGAAAATGTAGGGGTAACAGCACGTCACCACACACTATTTGAAATGTTAGGGAATTGGTCTATTGGAGAATATTTCAAGGAAGAGGCTATTTCATGGGCGTGGGAATTTTTAACAGATGAAAAATGGTTAGGTTTTGAACCTGAAAAATTATACGCAACATATTATCCAGAAGATACAGAAACACCAAATATTTGGAAAAAACAACCAAATTTTGATGGTTCACATTTAGTACCATTCGAAGATAATTTTTGGGATATTGGTGCAGGGCCATGCGGACCATGTACTGAAATTTTCTATGACCGTGGAGAAAAATATTTGGATATACCTGAAGATGATCCAGAAAACTACCCTGGTGGTGAAAATGAACGTTATTTAGAAATTTGGAACTTGGTATTTTCTGAGTTTAACCACATGCCAGATGATACATATCAACCACTGCCACGTAAAAATATTGATACGGGTATGGGATTAGAACGTGTAACATCTGTTTTACAAGATACACCAACAAATTTTGAAACAGACTTATTCAAACCAATTATTGACAAAATTGGTACATTAACTTCTATTCAATATGGTGATAATAAAACGACAGACACATCATTTAAAGTGATTGCGGACCATGTTCGTGCTGTAAGTTTTGCGATTGGAGATGGAGCATTGCCATCAAATGAAGGGCGCGGCTATATTTTACGTCGTTTAATTCGTCGTTCTGTTATGCACGGACAAAAATTAGGTATTCACCACACTTTTATGAAAGACTTAGTTCCAGTTGTTGCGGAAATTATGGGTGCATTCTATCCAGAAATTGTTGAAAAAACAGCCTTTATTCAAAAAGTAATCGGATCTGAAGAAGAAAAATTCCACGAAACAATTAATGGTGGATTAGAATTATTACAACATATTTTCAAAAATATGGATGAGAACAAAGAAACGGTTGTATCTGGACGAGAAGCCTTTAAATTATATGATACATATGGTTTCCCATTGGAATTAACGCAAGAATATGCAAGTGAACATCAATTCACAGTGAATACAGAAGAATTTGACATTGCGATGAACGAACAACGTGAACGTGCTAGAGCGGCTCGTCAAAAAGAAGAATCAATGGCTATTCAATCTGAAGTATATACATCAATTCATGTGCCAAGTGAGTTTGTTGGTTATCAAACACATGAAGCAATAGGAGAATTAAATGCGATTGTTTGTCATAACGAACAAGTGGATAACGTAGATGCTGAACAATATGCAAATGTGTTCTTCTCAACAACACCATTTTATGCTGAAATGGGAGGACAAGTTGCTGATACGGGTGTTGTGGAAACAATGGACGGACAAGTTGTTGCGATTGTTGAAAATGTGAAAAAAGCACCAAATGGACAACCAATGCATAGTGTTAAAGTAGTGTTACCACTACACGTTGGCACACAGTACAAATTAGTTGTTGATAAAGCACGTCGCCGTAAAATCACGAACAACCATACAGCGACACACTTATTGCACAAAGCCTTAAAAGATGTATTAGGCACGCATGCTAATCAAGCAGGTTCTTATGTTTCTCCAACTTATTTACGATTTGACTTTACACACTTTGGACAAGTTACACCAGAAGAACTAAAACAAATGGAACGTATTGTTAACGAAAAAATTTGGGAAGCATTAGATGTTGTGACGATTGAAACAGATGTTGACACAGCTAAATCAATGGGAGCAATGGCACTCTTTGGTGAAAAATATGGTAAAGTAGTACGTGTTGTCAATATTGGTGGTTATTCGATTGAATTATGTGGTGGTATTCATGTAGGCAACACACAAGAAATTGGTTTATTCCAAATTGTATCCGAATCAGGTATCGGTGCAGGAACAAGACGTATTGAAGCTGTTACAAGTCAAGAAGCATATGAACTATTAAATAGCTTTGAACGTACACTTGTTGACACAGCAAAAACAGTAAAATCTTCTGTGATGGATGTACCAACACGTGTTGGACAATTATTACAAGAACAAAAAGAATTGCGTTCAGAACTAGAATCATTAAAAGCAAAATTATTGAAGCAAGAATCAAATGCTTTATTTGATAATGTACAAGTCTACCATGATTTACGTATCATTGCAGTGGAAACACCAAATAAAGATATGAATGCATTAAGAGGACTAGCAGATACATGGAAAGAAAAAGATAGTTCAGATGTCTTTGTAGTTGCTACAGTACAAGATGACAAAGTGAACTTGCTTGTTGCCGCAAATAAAAAAGCCAATGAAAAAGGCGTGAAAGCAGGAGATTTAATCAAACAAATTGCTCCACTTGTGGCAGGTGGCGGTGGAGGTCGTCCAGATATGGCACAAGCTGGTGGTAAAAATCCTGCAGGTGTCAAAGATGCTTTAGCAAAAGTAATTGAATTATTAAAATAA
- a CDS encoding two-component system regulatory protein YycI, which yields MNFKQVQFIFIITFLLLDIFLLKLFLDKTVFYRTDAVAFNVLSELKSKNVKLDKHIADMLEQEYTEKRVPYISSLRQGEDLSVVEQTIKQQTVTYDIEKRKVNVVFHTPISLTLENGQLTKQDQEQVNNILHNELLVYNGDKYKPLYYSAVRQEIVCVQFIDDMPIVDDNARVVFVLNGNHITGYTQTYTGQFTVEDESRILFSEKDALTSLYASALLPEGSVIELMTLVYQRNTPVEDMFIYTPVWFLDVKLSDGTRSVLRVDALTNVPLTNNIESNK from the coding sequence ATGAATTTTAAGCAAGTACAATTCATTTTTATTATCACATTTTTATTATTAGATATATTTCTTTTGAAATTGTTTCTTGATAAAACAGTCTTTTATCGAACAGATGCCGTGGCATTCAATGTTCTGTCCGAATTAAAAAGTAAAAACGTTAAATTGGATAAACATATAGCGGATATGCTCGAGCAAGAATACACCGAAAAAAGAGTACCTTACATTAGTAGTTTAAGACAAGGTGAAGACCTATCGGTTGTCGAGCAAACTATTAAACAACAAACGGTAACGTATGATATTGAAAAAAGAAAAGTGAATGTCGTCTTTCATACACCTATTTCACTAACTTTAGAAAATGGACAATTAACTAAGCAAGACCAAGAACAAGTGAATAATATATTGCATAATGAATTGTTGGTTTACAATGGCGATAAATATAAACCTTTATATTATTCCGCTGTTCGACAAGAAATTGTGTGTGTACAATTTATTGATGACATGCCTATTGTAGATGATAATGCTAGAGTTGTGTTTGTGTTGAATGGCAATCATATAACAGGGTATACACAAACGTATACAGGTCAATTTACAGTAGAAGATGAAAGTCGTATTTTATTTAGTGAAAAAGATGCTCTAACAAGTTTATATGCGAGTGCGTTATTGCCTGAAGGAAGTGTTATTGAATTGATGACATTAGTTTATCAACGAAACACACCTGTTGAGGATATGTTTATTTATACACCTGTGTGGTTTTTAGATGTGAAACTATCTGATGGGACACGTAGTGTTTTGCGTGTTGATGCGCTCACAAATGTGCCATTAACAAATAATATAGAAAGTAACAAATGA
- a CDS encoding selenide, water dikinase encodes MGIVILFLVLIVIVLGSYGVALFMKGKQVQAVSALDEQKVAIFDIPIDDIIIKLKNMHLSGQTKRLSESWQARWDEQVKEVLPNIETRLSDAEQYADQLRFFKSRRAIDEAREMIDEAEKNVFQIDEALQRLVDSEKENHEEIEAVSEHYKTLRNNALKDSVKFKEAFETIDERLSNIEASFQQFDTLMEEADYIEARDVLKQAEKQTIALEEILPMIPAFYNLVDVDFKEQLDDIKQGHARLVEQQFKFKDIDLNKAIETLENLIDSAREDVTALNIGIAKEKKQDIEKEIERLYNVMEQEIDAKEYIQKASVRLNAHLKQISESNRYVTLEIDRISQNYELTDNEEERVAEYKAQLDKEAEALEHYQSLLENHDIVFSTVKEYFIELAETLSRIDNEQATLMKELGDLRQRERYVREQLDMFEVDLRNMKRALEKQYLPGLSKTYLDLFFATTKRIETLSEKLNRIKINMKEIDEHVALCTEDVEQLDEATENIIDNAVLTEQLIQYANRYRMEHAAIEKAINTAINLYQHQYKYAEAKQTVANALSKVEAGAVQRVEKLYQEDKNRRVYL; translated from the coding sequence ATGGGTATTGTGATATTATTTTTGGTGCTAATCGTGATTGTACTAGGAAGTTATGGAGTAGCACTTTTTATGAAAGGCAAACAAGTTCAAGCTGTTTCAGCATTAGATGAACAAAAAGTTGCTATTTTCGATATCCCAATAGATGACATCATTATTAAATTAAAAAATATGCATTTAAGTGGGCAAACAAAACGCTTGTCTGAAAGTTGGCAAGCACGTTGGGATGAACAAGTAAAAGAAGTATTGCCAAATATTGAAACAAGATTATCTGATGCAGAACAATATGCCGATCAATTAAGATTTTTCAAATCTCGTCGAGCGATTGATGAAGCCAGAGAAATGATTGATGAAGCAGAAAAAAATGTGTTTCAGATTGATGAAGCTTTACAACGTTTAGTGGACAGTGAAAAAGAAAATCACGAAGAAATTGAAGCGGTTAGCGAACACTATAAAACATTGCGTAATAATGCGCTAAAAGATAGTGTGAAATTTAAAGAAGCTTTTGAAACCATTGATGAGCGCTTGTCCAATATTGAAGCATCTTTCCAACAATTTGATACTCTAATGGAAGAAGCGGACTATATCGAGGCACGTGATGTATTAAAGCAAGCAGAAAAACAAACCATTGCTTTAGAAGAAATTCTACCAATGATACCTGCCTTCTACAATTTAGTAGACGTAGATTTTAAAGAACAACTTGATGATATTAAGCAAGGTCATGCACGCTTAGTAGAACAACAATTTAAATTTAAAGATATTGATTTAAACAAAGCGATTGAAACATTAGAGAATCTGATAGATTCAGCAAGAGAAGATGTGACAGCTTTAAATATCGGTATTGCAAAAGAGAAAAAACAAGATATTGAAAAAGAAATTGAACGTTTATACAATGTAATGGAACAGGAAATTGACGCAAAAGAGTACATTCAAAAAGCGTCTGTACGTTTAAATGCGCACTTAAAACAAATTTCTGAAAGTAATCGTTATGTGACATTGGAAATTGACCGTATTTCACAAAACTATGAATTAACGGATAATGAAGAAGAACGTGTGGCAGAATATAAAGCCCAATTAGACAAAGAGGCAGAGGCTTTAGAACATTATCAATCTTTATTGGAAAATCATGATATTGTCTTTTCAACAGTAAAAGAATATTTTATTGAACTGGCTGAAACATTATCACGAATTGACAATGAACAAGCAACGTTGATGAAAGAATTAGGTGATTTGCGTCAACGTGAACGTTATGTACGTGAACAGTTAGATATGTTTGAAGTCGATTTACGCAATATGAAACGTGCGTTAGAAAAACAATATTTACCAGGATTGTCCAAAACATACTTAGACTTATTCTTCGCTACAACGAAACGTATTGAAACATTATCTGAAAAATTAAATCGCATTAAAATCAATATGAAAGAAATTGATGAACATGTTGCTCTATGTACAGAAGATGTCGAGCAACTTGACGAAGCAACTGAAAATATTATTGACAATGCCGTTTTAACAGAACAACTCATTCAATATGCTAACCGTTATCGTATGGAACATGCCGCAATTGAAAAAGCTATTAACACAGCAATCAATTTATACCAACACCAATACAAATATGCCGAAGCAAAACAAACGGTTGCTAATGCATTAAGTAAAGTGGAAGCAGGTGCTGTCCAACGTGTTGAAAAACTGTACCAAGAAGATAAAAATAGACGTGTTTATTTATAA
- a CDS encoding MBL fold metallo-hydrolase — MKISMLASGSSGNVTYIETPKKKILVDAGLSGKKIEQLLQRINRNIADVDCIFVTHEHKDHIHGVGVLARKYGMDIYANEKTWTELDRLVGKIDVSQKHIFKMGTRMTLGDVDIISYGVSHDAIAPQFYAFEKDHKNFVMLTDTGYVSQYLRDALTNATAYLMESNHDVDLLRAGSYPWSTKQRILSDKGHLSNEDGALAVSDMLGYHTKQIYLGHLSKENNIKTLANETFSHVLKEKGHAVNHDFVIRDTDPDEPTTLFTL; from the coding sequence ATGAAAATCAGTATGTTAGCAAGTGGTAGTTCAGGGAATGTGACCTATATTGAAACACCAAAAAAGAAAATCTTAGTAGATGCAGGCTTAAGTGGAAAAAAAATCGAACAACTATTACAACGTATCAATCGCAATATTGCAGATGTTGATTGTATTTTTGTGACTCATGAACATAAAGATCATATTCACGGTGTAGGTGTTCTAGCTAGAAAATATGGTATGGATATTTATGCCAATGAAAAAACATGGACAGAATTAGATAGATTGGTTGGTAAGATTGACGTGTCGCAAAAACATATTTTTAAAATGGGGACACGCATGACATTGGGAGATGTCGATATTATCAGTTATGGTGTATCTCACGATGCGATTGCTCCTCAGTTTTATGCTTTTGAAAAAGACCACAAAAATTTTGTCATGCTAACCGACACAGGATATGTTAGCCAATATTTAAGAGATGCTTTAACGAATGCCACAGCGTATTTAATGGAGAGCAACCACGATGTTGATTTATTACGAGCAGGAAGTTATCCATGGTCAACAAAACAACGTATTTTAAGTGATAAAGGGCATTTATCCAATGAAGACGGGGCGTTGGCTGTTTCAGATATGTTGGGGTACCATACAAAACAGATTTATTTAGGGCATTTGAGTAAAGAAAATAATATAAAAACATTGGCAAATGAAACTTTTTCTCATGTGTTAAAAGAAAAAGGACATGCTGTCAATCACGATTTTGTCATTCGTGATACAGATCCAGACGAACCAACGACATTGTTTACCTTGTAA
- the walK gene encoding cell wall metabolism sensor histidine kinase WalK — MFRKFLLNLNFRSIHFKVPAIFGLLFLVSFQLVGVFFTRQLETQLIQNFETQVTGQTNFLANSATAVLQEINKEKRIEKSSELFQATQGQNILNIQIVDKHNEVVDVASQVNRDVVGKLTEEPDVKEVLLTGASKKYQYSSSEGNQTILRVIMPVMSQDRTLMGVVVVDANISSVYVQLQEISSLFLNVMVIALFATVAIAFVISSRGIAKPVSEIKNKTEKIAEGEYDSGDVTVYGNDELGTLANSINNLAIRIKEANASIEAERQRLDSVLKHMSDGVVATDRRGNVVIINEAALRLLDTNEEDVINASIMDVFGIRQKYTYRQLLQTQDELILSSVSEGEETIIRGEFSVIQRESGFISGLVCVLSDITEQEKIDRERKEFVSNVSHELRTPLTSIRSYTEALIDGTWKDDVLAPNFLEVIQFEANRMIRMVADLLNLSKMDAGIQKLELEMIDVTKLLNRILDRFDMLLSTEDYAHKSHKIVREVKNHTLWVEADQDKLTQVIDNIMDNAIKYSPDGGTITCRLVETDDNIVVSVTDQGLGISRKALPHIFKRFYRVDKARSRAQGGTGLGLAISKEVITLHGGNVWVTSQENKGSTFFISLPKVTFYGDEEEW; from the coding sequence ATGTTTAGAAAATTTTTATTAAATTTAAATTTTCGTTCCATCCATTTTAAAGTACCAGCTATTTTTGGATTGTTATTTTTAGTATCGTTTCAATTAGTAGGTGTCTTTTTTACACGACAATTAGAAACACAGTTAATTCAAAACTTTGAAACGCAAGTAACAGGACAGACGAATTTCTTAGCCAATAGCGCTACTGCTGTTTTGCAAGAAATAAACAAAGAAAAACGTATTGAAAAAAGTTCCGAATTATTTCAAGCAACACAAGGGCAAAATATTTTAAATATTCAAATTGTTGATAAACATAATGAAGTGGTTGATGTAGCCAGTCAAGTGAATCGTGATGTTGTCGGGAAATTGACCGAAGAACCTGATGTGAAAGAAGTACTACTAACAGGTGCCTCTAAAAAATATCAATATTCATCTTCTGAAGGGAATCAAACCATTTTACGTGTTATTATGCCTGTGATGTCACAAGATAGAACGTTAATGGGTGTTGTCGTTGTAGACGCTAATATTTCTAGTGTGTATGTGCAACTACAAGAGATTTCATCTTTATTTTTAAACGTTATGGTCATTGCATTATTTGCGACAGTGGCTATTGCTTTTGTCATTTCTAGCAGAGGAATTGCAAAACCCGTATCAGAAATTAAAAATAAAACTGAAAAAATTGCTGAGGGAGAATACGACTCTGGCGATGTTACAGTATATGGAAACGATGAATTAGGGACATTGGCAAATTCAATAAATAACCTAGCTATTCGGATTAAAGAGGCAAATGCGTCTATCGAAGCGGAGCGTCAACGTTTAGATAGTGTGTTAAAACACATGAGTGATGGTGTGGTTGCCACAGATAGACGTGGGAATGTTGTGATTATCAACGAAGCAGCTTTACGTCTATTAGATACTAATGAAGAAGATGTTATTAATGCGTCTATTATGGATGTATTTGGTATTCGTCAAAAATATACATATAGACAATTATTACAAACGCAAGATGAATTGATTTTGTCGTCTGTTAGTGAGGGAGAAGAAACGATTATTCGTGGTGAATTTTCTGTTATTCAAAGGGAATCGGGTTTTATTAGTGGATTGGTATGTGTGCTGTCAGATATTACAGAACAAGAAAAAATTGATCGTGAGCGTAAAGAGTTTGTGTCGAATGTATCACATGAATTAAGAACACCACTAACAAGTATTCGTAGTTATACAGAAGCGTTAATTGATGGGACGTGGAAAGATGATGTACTGGCACCAAACTTTTTAGAAGTTATTCAGTTTGAAGCAAATCGTATGATTCGTATGGTTGCAGATTTATTAAACTTGTCAAAAATGGATGCAGGTATTCAAAAACTAGAGCTTGAAATGATTGATGTAACAAAATTGTTAAATCGTATTTTAGATAGATTTGATATGCTCTTATCAACAGAAGACTATGCACATAAATCTCATAAAATTGTACGAGAAGTAAAAAACCATACGTTATGGGTTGAGGCAGATCAAGATAAGTTAACACAAGTTATCGACAATATTATGGACAATGCGATTAAATATTCTCCAGACGGAGGAACTATTACATGCCGTTTAGTAGAAACAGATGACAATATTGTTGTGAGTGTCACAGACCAAGGTTTAGGTATTTCACGTAAAGCATTGCCGCATATTTTTAAACGTTTTTATCGCGTTGATAAAGCTCGTTCAAGAGCACAAGGCGGAACGGGACTAGGGTTGGCTATTTCTAAAGAAGTAATTACACTTCATGGTGGGAATGTGTGGGTAACCAGTCAAGAAAATAAAGGGTCAACATTTTTTATTTCATTACCAAAAGTAACGTTCTATGGCGATGAGGAGGAATGGTGA